One window of Cohnella hashimotonis genomic DNA carries:
- a CDS encoding DUF47 domain-containing protein encodes MFRKKDIFFKTLEDMADLIMETTERFLAAVNSDIPDPSAFSKEMKDYEHRGDQFAHLIITELNKTFITPIEREDILDLTKLLDDVLDGIEAVASRFDMYHVKKPDGSIRKFADCLNRSAVEIKSAIYLLGQKKLLAIQTHCVKLNELENEGDDLLRESVKTLFLNVKDPIELIKLKEIYERLEQTTDSCEDVANTLQSIIMRNS; translated from the coding sequence GTGTTCCGGAAAAAAGACATCTTTTTTAAAACGCTCGAGGATATGGCCGATCTGATTATGGAAACGACCGAGCGGTTTCTGGCCGCCGTCAACAGCGATATTCCCGACCCCAGCGCGTTTTCCAAGGAAATGAAGGATTACGAGCATCGCGGCGACCAATTTGCGCATCTGATCATCACCGAGCTGAACAAGACGTTCATCACGCCGATCGAGCGCGAAGACATTCTGGATCTGACCAAGCTGCTTGACGACGTGCTGGACGGCATCGAAGCCGTCGCATCCCGCTTTGATATGTACCATGTTAAAAAGCCCGACGGAAGCATCCGCAAATTCGCGGATTGCCTGAACCGTTCTGCCGTCGAGATCAAGTCGGCGATCTATCTGCTCGGCCAGAAGAAACTGCTCGCCATCCAGACGCACTGCGTGAAGCTGAACGAGCTGGAGAACGAAGGCGACGATCTGCTGCGCGAGAGCGTGAAGACGCTGTTCCTGAACGTCAAGGATCCGATCGAGCTGATCAAGCTCAAGGAAATTTACGAGCGGCTCGAGCAGACGACCGATTCCTGCGAGGATGTCGCCAACACGCTGCAATCCATTATTATGCGCAATTCTTAA
- a CDS encoding glycosyltransferase family 4 protein — protein sequence MKILFTFYNPSGGMETLNRVRSRALMRAGHECHLLYTHDGQGRKNISGIKTFITGNDYLIERLIERENYDVIVVCTDIFLLEKIRNWDYEGKVIFEIQGLGTYETARAILQDFAARVQVYADALLYPKTDHLIELMRELFPRLPQFCFDDPLDAEQFGYESYPKKPFPIVGWVGRLEKNKNWQEYLLIGNNLRGYYPDLQLWMFDDDTLSEPPEKALFEQTLRYLGLKDRLVRHSNIPHEQMSDYMSIIGDSGGFLCSTSIMEGFGYAVAEAMLCRCPVLSTDSDGVRRFIRHDKTGKFYRRGDIAHATAEALSLMRDHSRRAAIVEAADQHIRTQFSPQLYTKQFTKMMRQLGCND from the coding sequence ATGAAAATTCTGTTCACCTTTTATAATCCGAGCGGCGGCATGGAGACGCTGAACCGGGTTCGAAGCCGGGCCCTGATGCGCGCCGGGCACGAGTGCCATCTGCTGTACACGCACGACGGTCAGGGACGCAAAAACATAAGCGGCATCAAGACGTTCATTACGGGCAACGACTATTTGATCGAGCGGCTGATCGAGCGGGAGAATTACGACGTGATCGTCGTATGCACGGACATTTTTCTGCTGGAGAAAATCCGGAATTGGGACTACGAAGGAAAGGTGATCTTCGAAATCCAGGGACTTGGCACCTACGAGACTGCGCGCGCCATTCTCCAGGACTTCGCGGCAAGGGTGCAAGTCTATGCGGACGCGCTGCTGTATCCGAAGACGGATCACCTGATCGAGCTGATGCGCGAGCTGTTTCCCCGGCTGCCCCAATTCTGCTTCGACGACCCGCTGGATGCCGAGCAGTTCGGCTACGAGTCTTATCCCAAGAAACCCTTTCCCATCGTGGGGTGGGTGGGGCGGCTGGAGAAAAATAAAAACTGGCAGGAGTATTTGCTGATCGGAAACAATCTAAGAGGCTACTATCCGGACCTGCAGCTGTGGATGTTCGACGACGATACGCTGTCGGAGCCGCCGGAGAAAGCCCTGTTCGAGCAGACCCTGCGGTATCTGGGGCTAAAGGACCGGCTCGTGCGCCATTCGAACATTCCGCATGAGCAGATGTCGGACTATATGTCGATCATCGGGGACTCGGGCGGATTCCTGTGCTCGACCTCCATTATGGAGGGCTTCGGCTACGCGGTGGCGGAGGCGATGCTCTGCCGGTGTCCGGTGCTCTCCACGGATTCGGACGGCGTACGCAGGTTCATCCGGCATGACAAGACGGGAAAGTTCTATCGCAGAGGCGATATCGCGCACGCGACGGCAGAGGCGCTGTCCCTGATGCGCGACCATTCGCGCCGCGCCGCGATCGTGGAAGCTGCGGATCAGCATATCCGCACCCAGTTTTCCCCGCAGCTCTACACGAAGCAATTTACGAAAATGATGCGTCAGCTCGGCTGCAACGATTAG